One segment of Deinococcus multiflagellatus DNA contains the following:
- the bshA gene encoding N-acetyl-alpha-D-glucosaminyl L-malate synthase BshA, protein MKVAVLCHASAGGSGVVATELGLQVARAGHEVHFVGSAQPFRLAGAGGMRGPYFHQVSGYAYALFDQPYPELAAANTLTEVILEHGVELAHAHYAIPHATAAIHARGITGRSRVMTTLHGTDVTLVGLEPAFRHTTRHAIECSNHVTAVSHYLAQHTREVFGVEREIEVIHNFVDSDRFVRVTDPAVRARFAHPDEALLVHVSNFRPVKRAADVVQVFARVASEIPARLLMIGDGPERPRAFELAQQLGVIGRTHFLGSFPDVETVLGISDLFVLPSQQESFGLAALEAMSCEVPVVAARAGGIPEVVEEGVTGFLAEVGDVDHMADAALRVLRNQELYRQMGAAGREAAVNRFHPRLIVPQYLRAYERTVA, encoded by the coding sequence ATGAAAGTGGCCGTGTTGTGCCACGCCAGTGCCGGTGGGTCTGGGGTGGTCGCCACCGAACTGGGCCTGCAGGTGGCGCGCGCCGGCCACGAGGTGCATTTCGTGGGCTCGGCGCAACCCTTCCGGCTGGCAGGGGCGGGGGGCATGCGTGGGCCTTATTTTCACCAGGTCAGCGGCTACGCTTACGCGCTGTTTGATCAGCCTTACCCCGAGCTGGCGGCCGCCAACACGCTCACCGAGGTGATTCTGGAACACGGCGTGGAACTGGCCCACGCCCACTACGCCATTCCACACGCCACGGCGGCCATTCACGCCCGCGGCATCACGGGGCGCTCGCGGGTGATGACCACCCTGCACGGCACCGATGTCACGCTGGTGGGTCTGGAACCGGCGTTCCGGCACACCACCCGGCACGCCATTGAGTGCAGCAACCATGTCACGGCGGTGTCGCACTACCTCGCCCAGCACACCCGCGAAGTCTTCGGCGTGGAGCGCGAGATTGAGGTGATTCACAACTTTGTGGACAGCGACCGCTTTGTGCGCGTGACTGACCCGGCGGTGCGCGCCCGCTTCGCCCACCCGGACGAGGCGCTGCTGGTGCATGTCAGCAACTTCCGCCCGGTGAAACGCGCGGCGGATGTGGTGCAGGTGTTTGCCCGCGTGGCCAGCGAGATACCGGCCCGCCTGCTGATGATCGGGGACGGCCCGGAGCGCCCGCGCGCCTTCGAGCTGGCCCAGCAGTTGGGGGTTATTGGCCGCACCCACTTCCTGGGCTCCTTTCCGGATGTGGAGACCGTGCTGGGCATCAGCGACCTCTTTGTGCTGCCCAGCCAGCAGGAGAGCTTCGGGCTGGCGGCCCTGGAGGCCATGAGTTGCGAGGTGCCGGTGGTGGCCGCGCGGGCCGGCGGGATTCCTGAGGTGGTGGAAGAAGGTGTGACCGGCTTCCTGGCCGAGGTGGGCGACGTGGACCACATGGCCGACGCGGCGCTGCGCGTGCTGCGCAACCAGGAGCTGTACCGGCAGATGGGCGCGGCTGGGCGAGAGGCCGCCGTGAACCGCTTTCACCCCCGCCTGATCGTGCCGCAGTATCTGAGGGCCTACGAGCGCACGGTGGCGTGA
- a CDS encoding YbjN domain-containing protein produces the protein MTMETALLTLDTLAKYLKDKEVQLDMEENNGQRFIRMGWRFEMGDAAVLVSVNDGPNNTSRLEITCVTQKQYGDRRVEVVNMLNDRNRERAFARSIDADGNVWLEYVGFYPTLAEMPQETFDTLFGGVLMHFQDDYAALEGFVPQAQQPQA, from the coding sequence ATGACGATGGAAACGGCGCTGCTGACCCTGGACACCCTGGCGAAGTACCTGAAGGACAAGGAAGTCCAGCTGGACATGGAAGAGAACAACGGTCAGCGCTTCATCCGCATGGGCTGGCGCTTCGAGATGGGCGACGCGGCCGTGCTGGTCAGCGTGAACGACGGCCCGAACAACACCAGCCGCCTGGAGATCACCTGCGTGACCCAGAAGCAGTACGGTGACCGCCGCGTGGAAGTCGTGAACATGCTCAACGACCGCAACCGCGAGCGCGCCTTTGCCCGCAGCATTGACGCCGACGGCAACGTGTGGCTGGAATACGTGGGCTTCTACCCCACCCTGGCCGAAATGCCCCAGGAAACCTTCGACACGCTGTTTGGCGGCGTGCTGATGCACTTCCAGGACGACTACGCCGCGCTGGAGGGCTTCGTGCCCCAGGCGCAGCAGCCCCAGGCGTAA
- a CDS encoding RlpA-like double-psi beta-barrel domain-containing protein codes for MRAALLLACALLGAAGATPYRVQPGDTWWSLARRSGVSVAALQALNGGGGLLRAGATVQLPASGGGAVAAIPARPATVRAMSAPAPSVFQRGQAVYYGGRRDSRTVMTAAHLTLPFGTWVRVTHARTGRSVDVLINDRGPFGNGARIIDLSNEAAAALGMLSEGVAPVTLTVLSRP; via the coding sequence TTGAGGGCGGCGCTGCTGCTGGCCTGTGCGCTGCTGGGGGCCGCGGGCGCCACGCCCTACCGGGTGCAGCCGGGTGACACATGGTGGAGCCTCGCGCGGCGCAGCGGGGTGAGCGTGGCGGCCCTGCAGGCCCTGAACGGGGGCGGCGGGCTGCTGCGCGCTGGGGCCACGGTGCAGCTGCCGGCCAGCGGGGGCGGGGCGGTAGCGGCCATTCCGGCCCGGCCCGCCACGGTGCGGGCCATGAGTGCGCCGGCGCCCAGCGTGTTTCAGCGCGGGCAGGCGGTGTACTACGGCGGCCGGCGCGACAGCCGCACGGTGATGACGGCTGCGCACCTCACGCTGCCCTTTGGGACCTGGGTGCGGGTGACGCACGCGCGCACCGGGCGCAGTGTGGACGTGCTGATCAACGACCGGGGGCCTTTTGGCAACGGCGCGCGGATCATTGACCTGTCGAACGAGGCCGCCGCCGCGCTGGGGATGCTCAGCGAAGGGGTGGCGCCCGTGACCCTGACGGTCCTGAGCCGGCCCTGA
- a CDS encoding DegV family protein, which translates to MIAVVTDSTCDLHPDQARQLGLHVVPLQITMQGRTLLDWQEVDPDAVYDHMRAGGEATTTPVPAATFADLYRSLLKTHDSVLSVHLSGQLSETFKHAQQAAASLGEGGRVLVMDSEVAGAPLAEIAMAASAAAQQGADLKTAAARAQSTGQAQYAEMSVASLEYLRRGGRISRTQAFFGNMLGVRPILQFEGGRLKPARRAKVDQAAGDMLASLKARFGTTPVSATIMHAGRDAARISALHSAMTASGLNVQKGRVQLMGPVIGAHVGPGTFGFSAVPLE; encoded by the coding sequence ATGATCGCCGTCGTCACCGATTCCACCTGCGACTTGCACCCGGACCAGGCCAGGCAGCTTGGGCTGCATGTGGTGCCGCTGCAAATCACCATGCAGGGCCGCACCCTGCTCGACTGGCAGGAGGTGGACCCGGACGCCGTGTACGACCACATGCGCGCGGGTGGTGAAGCCACCACCACCCCTGTTCCCGCCGCCACCTTTGCCGACCTGTACCGCTCGCTGCTCAAGACCCATGATTCGGTGCTGAGCGTTCACCTCTCGGGGCAGCTGTCTGAAACGTTCAAGCATGCCCAGCAGGCCGCCGCCAGCCTGGGCGAAGGCGGGCGCGTGCTGGTGATGGACAGCGAGGTCGCGGGCGCCCCCCTGGCCGAGATCGCCATGGCCGCCAGCGCCGCGGCCCAGCAGGGCGCCGACCTCAAGACAGCCGCCGCGCGGGCGCAGTCCACCGGGCAGGCCCAGTACGCCGAGATGAGTGTGGCCTCGCTGGAATACCTGCGCCGCGGCGGCCGGATCAGCCGCACGCAGGCTTTTTTTGGCAACATGCTGGGGGTGCGGCCCATCCTGCAGTTTGAGGGGGGCCGCCTGAAGCCTGCCCGGCGCGCCAAGGTGGACCAGGCGGCCGGGGACATGCTCGCCAGCCTCAAGGCCCGCTTCGGCACCACCCCGGTGAGCGCCACCATCATGCACGCCGGGCGCGACGCTGCCCGCATCAGCGCCCTGCACAGCGCCATGACCGCCAGCGGCCTGAATGTGCAGAAGGGCCGCGTGCAGCTGATGGGCCCGGTGATCGGCGCCCACGTGGGGCCCGGCACCTTCGGCTTCTCGGCCGTGCCACTGGAATAA
- a CDS encoding M24 family metallopeptidase → MTQLEQMRSALSRAGLGGAWISEPAHIRLLSGFTSGADAKLLLTPGGVTLYTDARYEVQAQEETRVPTFIARPPETLEHAAAQVAGLRIGFEAEHLTVAALDELREYWPGAALEPLGPVLRELRMVKTAVEIEAIRDAQTLADQVFAEVRPLIRAGVRELDIAIEIETRLRRAGATVAFDVIVASGPRGAMPHGVASARVIEDGELVTVDMGARLRGYHSDMTRTVAVGEPGEELRRVYRAVLEAEEAAVAAVRPGVRAADLDKLARDLLTGHGLGEAFAHSLGHGIGLNVHEGPGLRKVSEDVLQAGMVITIEPGAYLPGVGGVRIEDLVLVTDDGHEVLSHSEKERL, encoded by the coding sequence ATGACTCAACTGGAACAGATGCGCTCGGCGCTGAGCAGGGCTGGCCTGGGCGGCGCGTGGATCAGCGAGCCGGCCCATATCCGGCTGCTCAGCGGCTTCACCAGCGGCGCCGACGCCAAGCTGCTGCTCACCCCGGGCGGCGTGACGCTGTACACCGACGCCCGCTACGAGGTGCAGGCGCAGGAAGAAACGCGCGTGCCCACCTTTATTGCGCGCCCGCCGGAAACCCTGGAGCACGCCGCCGCGCAGGTGGCGGGACTGCGGATCGGCTTTGAGGCCGAGCACCTCACGGTGGCGGCGCTCGACGAACTACGCGAATACTGGCCCGGCGCCGCGCTGGAGCCGCTGGGGCCGGTGCTGCGCGAGCTGCGCATGGTCAAGACGGCGGTGGAAATTGAGGCCATCCGCGACGCGCAGACGCTGGCCGATCAGGTGTTTGCCGAGGTGCGCCCGCTCATCCGGGCGGGGGTGCGCGAGCTGGACATTGCCATTGAGATCGAAACGCGCCTGCGCCGGGCGGGGGCGACGGTGGCGTTTGACGTGATCGTGGCCAGCGGGCCGCGCGGGGCGATGCCGCACGGGGTGGCCTCGGCGCGGGTGATTGAGGACGGCGAACTGGTGACCGTGGACATGGGCGCGCGGCTGCGCGGCTACCACAGCGACATGACGCGCACGGTGGCCGTGGGCGAGCCCGGCGAGGAGCTGCGCCGGGTGTACCGCGCGGTGCTGGAGGCCGAAGAAGCGGCGGTGGCGGCGGTGCGGCCCGGCGTGCGGGCGGCCGACCTGGACAAACTGGCGCGCGACCTGCTCACCGGGCACGGGCTGGGCGAGGCTTTTGCGCACTCGCTGGGGCACGGCATTGGCCTGAACGTGCATGAGGGCCCGGGGCTGCGCAAGGTCAGCGAGGATGTGCTCCAGGCGGGCATGGTCATCACCATTGAGCCCGGCGCGTATCTGCCCGGCGTGGGCGGCGTGCGCATTGAGGATCTGGTGCTGGTCACGGATGACGGCCATGAGGTCCTGAGCCACAGCGAGAAGGAGCGCCTTTGA
- the sucD gene encoding succinate--CoA ligase subunit alpha, translating into MGILVNKDSKVIVQGMTGREGASHSRAMRDFGTQVVAGVTPGKGGTDFEGWPIYNSVAEAKEKHGANVSIIFVPPAGAADAVLEAAHAGMPLIVLITEGVPTVDMMRAVQEVKALDAQSRAAGGEGIRLIGGNCPGLVTNGEAKVGIMPNKIYANPGRIGLISRSGTLTYEAAKLLNDAGMGTSTTVGIGGDPVIGTTFADVLPLFEADEGTDAVVVIGEIGGADEEAAAEYIAANMRKPVVAFISGRSAPAGKRMGHAGAIIMGNVGTPESKLAAFKAANVPVADTMPEIVDLVKQALNK; encoded by the coding sequence ATGGGTATCCTCGTCAATAAAGACAGCAAGGTCATCGTGCAGGGCATGACCGGCCGCGAAGGCGCGAGCCACTCCCGCGCCATGCGCGATTTCGGCACCCAGGTCGTGGCGGGCGTGACCCCCGGCAAGGGCGGCACCGACTTCGAAGGCTGGCCCATCTACAACTCGGTGGCCGAGGCCAAGGAAAAGCACGGCGCCAACGTGTCCATCATCTTCGTGCCCCCGGCCGGCGCCGCTGACGCCGTGCTGGAAGCCGCCCACGCCGGCATGCCCCTGATCGTGCTGATCACCGAGGGCGTGCCCACCGTGGACATGATGCGCGCTGTGCAGGAAGTCAAGGCCCTGGACGCCCAGAGCCGCGCCGCTGGCGGCGAAGGCATTCGCCTGATCGGCGGCAATTGCCCCGGTCTCGTGACCAACGGCGAAGCCAAGGTGGGCATCATGCCCAACAAGATCTACGCCAACCCCGGCCGCATTGGCCTGATCAGCCGCTCCGGCACGCTGACCTACGAAGCGGCCAAGCTGCTGAACGACGCCGGTATGGGCACCAGCACCACCGTGGGCATCGGTGGCGACCCCGTGATCGGCACCACCTTCGCCGACGTACTGCCCCTGTTCGAGGCCGACGAAGGCACCGACGCCGTGGTGGTCATCGGTGAAATCGGCGGCGCCGACGAGGAAGCCGCCGCCGAGTACATCGCCGCCAACATGAGAAAGCCCGTCGTGGCCTTTATTTCTGGCCGCAGCGCGCCTGCCGGCAAGCGCATGGGCCACGCCGGCGCCATCATCATGGGCAACGTGGGCACCCCCGAGAGCAAGCTCGCCGCCTTCAAGGCCGCGAACGTGCCGGTGGCCGACACCATGCCCGAGATCGTGGACCTGGTCAAGCAGGCGCTGAACAAGTAA
- the ileS gene encoding isoleucine--tRNA ligase: MTTFKPVPQNPNFPALEGDILAFWKEKGIFERSLAQTKDGPVFTFYEGPPTANGQPGVHHVQARSFKDLFPRFRTMQGYHVPRKAGWDTHGLPVELGVEKKLGLNSKREVEAYGIDRFNAECRASVFEYEAEWRRFTERMGYWVDLDDAYLTLHKDYIESIWWSVKGLDEKGLLYKGFRVAPYCPKDGTTLSNAEVSEGYKDIQDPSVYVPFRLKDPGALGLPEGAAFLVWTTTPWTLPYNVGVAIHPEFTYVAARDKDGQVMILAQSLKGAVLGEEAEVVRTFRGAELERVAYEPLFTEAYEAEGEGKPVWLSGLDTYVSDSDGTGIVHTAPAFGEDDMRLARNYGFPVIVGVDSEGKHRFGPWQGVFFRDANTEIVRDLRARGLMWREKNFLHAYPHCWRCGTPLMYYATESWYLNNTRLKARLIELNQTIGWHPPHIKNGRYGGWLENLIDWNISRSRYWGTPLPIWEAEDGEYRVVGSYAELAELSGRPELTGPDFDPHRPFVDDITFEVGGKTFRRVPYVMDVWYDSGAMPFAQHHYPFENKDRFEAGGFPADFIAEAIDQTRGWFNSLHQIGTMVFDSVAYKSVICSGHILDEKGAKMSKSKGNVVNPWDVFEQYGADAARWYMYVSAPPELSRRFGMNLVGEAFRSYFLTLWNTYSFFVLYANLDRPDLQAAAPVAQRPEVDRWLVAKVQALIGTVTERLENYDPTGASRALQDFVVEDLSNWYVRRNRRRFWGEGGQVDHNAYATLHFALVTVTKLTAPFTPFLAETLYGNLVRSLDPGAPESVHLTAWPVVDEALAAPTLVGEMDAVLRVVSLGRAVRGQTGLRQRQPLPKVMVRARTAEQTQALGRFAEQLKEELNVKEVELMDQFTELVRYQLRPNLPVLGKKFGRGVPQVRAALGAADASEVARFVRDGKQFEVVAPTGERFELGPDEVLVDAQSPEGFAAQEEAGYLVAFDTTLTRELELEGLARDLVRGVQDARKKAGFEVQDRIALHLDLSGDAREAAEAWQEYLMSETLAETLVFGPADGFAAELEGGTAYLERLEVVSHN, translated from the coding sequence ATGACCACCTTTAAACCTGTGCCGCAAAACCCCAACTTTCCTGCCCTGGAGGGGGACATCCTGGCCTTCTGGAAGGAAAAGGGCATCTTCGAGCGCTCACTGGCGCAGACCAAGGATGGACCGGTCTTCACCTTCTACGAGGGGCCGCCCACCGCCAACGGACAGCCGGGCGTGCACCACGTTCAGGCGCGCAGCTTCAAGGATCTGTTTCCGCGCTTCCGCACCATGCAGGGCTACCATGTGCCGCGCAAGGCGGGCTGGGACACCCACGGCCTGCCGGTGGAACTGGGCGTGGAAAAGAAGCTGGGCCTGAATTCCAAGCGCGAGGTCGAGGCGTACGGCATTGACCGCTTCAATGCCGAGTGCCGCGCCAGCGTCTTCGAGTACGAGGCCGAGTGGCGGCGCTTTACCGAGCGCATGGGCTACTGGGTGGACCTGGACGACGCCTACCTGACGCTGCACAAGGATTACATCGAGAGCATCTGGTGGAGCGTCAAGGGACTGGATGAAAAGGGGCTGCTGTACAAGGGCTTCCGGGTGGCGCCGTACTGCCCCAAGGACGGCACCACGCTCTCCAACGCCGAAGTCAGCGAGGGGTACAAGGATATTCAGGACCCCAGCGTGTATGTGCCGTTCCGGCTGAAGGACCCGGGGGCACTGGGGCTGCCGGAAGGCGCGGCGTTCCTGGTGTGGACGACCACGCCGTGGACGCTGCCCTACAACGTGGGCGTGGCGATCCACCCGGAGTTCACGTACGTGGCCGCCCGGGACAAGGACGGGCAGGTGATGATCCTGGCCCAGAGCCTGAAGGGCGCTGTGCTGGGTGAAGAGGCCGAGGTGGTCAGGACGTTCAGGGGCGCCGAGCTGGAGCGCGTGGCCTACGAGCCGCTGTTCACCGAGGCGTACGAGGCCGAGGGCGAGGGCAAGCCGGTGTGGCTGTCGGGGCTGGACACCTACGTGAGCGATTCCGACGGCACGGGCATCGTGCACACGGCGCCGGCCTTCGGTGAGGACGACATGCGGCTGGCGCGGAACTACGGCTTTCCGGTGATCGTGGGCGTGGACAGCGAGGGCAAGCACCGCTTTGGACCGTGGCAGGGCGTGTTCTTCCGCGACGCGAACACCGAGATCGTGCGTGACCTGCGCGCGCGGGGGCTGATGTGGCGCGAGAAGAACTTCCTGCACGCCTACCCGCACTGCTGGCGCTGCGGCACGCCGCTGATGTACTACGCCACCGAGAGCTGGTACCTGAACAACACCCGCCTCAAGGCGCGCCTGATCGAACTGAACCAGACCATCGGCTGGCACCCGCCCCACATCAAGAATGGGCGCTACGGGGGCTGGCTGGAAAACCTGATTGACTGGAACATCAGCCGCAGCCGCTACTGGGGCACGCCGCTGCCGATCTGGGAGGCCGAGGACGGCGAGTACCGCGTGGTGGGCAGCTACGCCGAGTTGGCCGAGCTGAGCGGGCGCCCGGAACTCACGGGGCCGGACTTTGATCCGCACCGCCCGTTCGTGGACGACATCACCTTTGAGGTAGGCGGCAAGACCTTCCGGCGCGTGCCGTACGTGATGGACGTGTGGTACGACTCGGGCGCCATGCCCTTTGCGCAGCACCACTACCCATTCGAGAACAAGGACAGGTTCGAGGCAGGCGGCTTTCCCGCCGACTTCATCGCTGAGGCCATTGACCAGACGCGCGGGTGGTTCAACTCGCTGCACCAGATCGGCACGATGGTCTTTGACTCGGTGGCGTACAAGTCCGTGATCTGCTCGGGGCACATCCTGGACGAGAAGGGCGCGAAGATGTCCAAGAGCAAGGGGAACGTGGTGAACCCCTGGGACGTGTTCGAGCAGTACGGCGCCGACGCCGCGCGCTGGTACATGTACGTTTCGGCGCCGCCGGAACTCAGCCGCCGCTTTGGCATGAATCTGGTGGGCGAGGCCTTCCGCTCGTACTTCCTGACGCTGTGGAACACCTATTCCTTCTTCGTGCTGTACGCCAACCTGGACCGGCCGGACCTCCAGGCCGCCGCCCCGGTGGCCCAGCGCCCGGAGGTGGACCGCTGGCTGGTGGCCAAGGTGCAGGCCCTGATCGGCACGGTCACCGAGCGCCTGGAAAACTACGATCCCACCGGCGCCAGCCGTGCGCTGCAGGACTTTGTGGTGGAGGACCTGAGCAACTGGTACGTGCGGCGTAACCGCCGCCGGTTCTGGGGCGAGGGCGGGCAGGTGGACCACAACGCCTACGCCACGCTGCACTTTGCGCTGGTGACGGTCACCAAGCTCACGGCGCCGTTCACGCCGTTTCTGGCTGAAACGCTGTACGGGAACCTCGTGCGGTCCCTGGACCCGGGCGCCCCGGAGAGCGTGCACCTGACCGCCTGGCCAGTGGTGGACGAGGCCCTGGCGGCCCCCACCCTGGTGGGCGAGATGGACGCGGTGCTGCGCGTGGTCAGCCTGGGGCGCGCGGTGCGGGGGCAAACAGGGCTGCGCCAGCGTCAGCCGCTGCCCAAGGTGATGGTGCGGGCGCGCACCGCCGAGCAGACCCAGGCGCTGGGCCGCTTTGCCGAGCAGCTCAAAGAAGAGCTGAACGTCAAGGAGGTGGAGCTGATGGACCAGTTCACTGAACTGGTGCGCTACCAGCTGCGCCCGAATCTGCCGGTGCTGGGCAAGAAGTTTGGCCGGGGCGTGCCGCAGGTGCGCGCGGCCCTGGGGGCGGCCGACGCCAGTGAGGTGGCCCGCTTCGTGCGCGACGGCAAGCAGTTTGAGGTGGTGGCCCCCACGGGCGAGCGCTTTGAGCTGGGGCCCGACGAGGTGCTGGTGGACGCCCAGTCGCCCGAGGGCTTTGCCGCCCAGGAGGAGGCCGGCTATCTGGTGGCCTTTGACACCACGCTGACGCGCGAGCTGGAACTGGAGGGCCTGGCCCGTGACCTCGTGCGCGGGGTGCAGGACGCGCGCAAGAAGGCGGGCTTTGAGGTGCAAGACCGCATCGCCCTGCACCTGGACCTGAGCGGCGACGCGCGGGAAGCCGCCGAGGCGTGGCAGGAATACCTGATGAGTGAAACGCTGGCCGAGACGCTGGTGTTTGGCCCGGCGGACGGCTTTGCGGCCGAACTGGAAGGCGGCACCGCGTATCTGGAACGGCTGGAGGTCGTCAGCCACAACTGA
- the sucC gene encoding ADP-forming succinate--CoA ligase subunit beta, whose amino-acid sequence MKLHEYQGKEILRQFGVNVQEGKVARTPDEVRQIAREYGQPVVVKAQVHVGGRGKAGGVKFSPTEDKAYENGEKILGMDIKGLTVNKVLVTKAVDIDAGTEYYVGMIVDRNVQSYTLMASAEGGMEIEEVAEATPEKIIKHRVDPVTGLRPYEAREVALKAGFKGNLNKIADMMVKMSEAALKRDAVLVEINPLFVGPDGTPLALDTKFEIDDNAMYRHKDLADWRELEAEHPLEIEASKYGFAYVKLDGNVGVLGNGAGIVMTSLDVVNRAGAKPANFLDIGGGAKAEVVYNAVKLVSKDSDVKAIFINIFGGITRADEVAKGVIQALNEGILTKPVRMRIAGTAEDEAKALLAEVNSPLIQMYPTMFEAADEAAKEANK is encoded by the coding sequence GTGAAACTTCACGAATACCAGGGTAAGGAAATCCTGCGCCAGTTCGGCGTGAACGTTCAGGAAGGCAAAGTCGCCCGCACCCCCGACGAGGTGCGCCAGATCGCGCGCGAATACGGTCAGCCGGTGGTCGTCAAGGCCCAGGTGCACGTGGGCGGGCGCGGCAAGGCGGGCGGCGTGAAGTTCAGCCCCACCGAAGACAAGGCCTATGAAAACGGCGAGAAGATCCTGGGCATGGACATCAAGGGCCTGACCGTCAACAAGGTTCTGGTCACCAAGGCCGTGGACATTGACGCCGGCACCGAGTACTACGTGGGCATGATCGTGGACCGCAATGTCCAGAGCTACACCCTGATGGCCAGCGCCGAGGGCGGCATGGAAATTGAGGAAGTGGCCGAAGCCACCCCGGAAAAGATCATCAAGCACCGCGTGGACCCCGTGACCGGCCTGCGCCCCTACGAGGCGCGCGAAGTGGCCCTCAAGGCCGGCTTCAAGGGCAACCTCAACAAGATTGCCGACATGATGGTCAAGATGAGCGAGGCCGCGCTGAAGCGCGACGCCGTGCTGGTCGAGATCAACCCCCTGTTCGTGGGCCCTGACGGCACCCCGCTGGCGCTCGACACCAAGTTCGAGATTGACGACAACGCCATGTACCGCCACAAGGACCTGGCCGACTGGCGCGAACTGGAAGCCGAGCACCCCCTGGAAATCGAAGCCAGCAAGTACGGCTTTGCCTACGTGAAGCTCGACGGCAACGTGGGCGTGCTGGGCAACGGCGCCGGCATCGTGATGACCTCGCTGGACGTGGTCAACCGCGCCGGGGCCAAGCCCGCCAACTTCCTGGACATCGGCGGCGGCGCCAAGGCCGAGGTCGTGTACAACGCGGTCAAGCTGGTCAGCAAGGACAGCGACGTGAAGGCCATTTTCATCAACATCTTCGGCGGCATCACCCGCGCCGACGAGGTGGCCAAGGGCGTGATCCAGGCGCTGAACGAGGGCATTCTGACCAAGCCCGTGCGCATGCGCATTGCCGGCACCGCCGAAGACGAAGCCAAGGCGCTGCTGGCCGAAGTCAACAGCCCCCTGATCCAGATGTACCCCACCATGTTTGAGGCCGCCGACGAGGCCGCCAAGGAGGCGAACAAGTAA
- a CDS encoding acyl-CoA dehydrogenase family protein, with protein MDFTLSDEQRQLQQLARDFARKEIIPIAAEYDQKEELPWQVVEKAFEVGLLNPSIPEHAGGLGLGMFDECLIGEELAYGCMGIYTVLMASELGIAPVLIGGTEEQQKRFLGPLTAKAGLAAFALSEPNNGSDAAAMGTTAVLDGDEWVINGTKMWISNGGLAEFTVVFATTDKQGGHKATVALVVPKDAPGFSWNKIKHKMGQRASLTSELVFENVRVPRENQLGGLGDGFKIAMKTLDKTRIPVAAGSVGIARRAMEESIKYAKDREAFGKPIATFQAIQFKLAEMAMGIETGRLMYQKAAWLVDQGLPHGFESAIAKAYCSEMAFNAANEGIQVHGGYGYVGEYPVEKLLRDVKLNQIYEGTNEIQRVVISRQLLK; from the coding sequence ATGGATTTCACCCTGTCCGATGAACAGCGCCAGTTGCAGCAGCTGGCCCGCGATTTTGCCCGCAAGGAAATCATTCCGATTGCCGCCGAATACGACCAGAAGGAAGAACTGCCCTGGCAGGTCGTGGAAAAGGCCTTTGAAGTGGGCCTGCTCAATCCCAGCATTCCCGAGCACGCGGGCGGCCTGGGGCTGGGCATGTTCGACGAGTGCCTGATTGGCGAGGAACTGGCCTACGGCTGCATGGGCATCTACACGGTGCTGATGGCCTCTGAGCTGGGGATTGCCCCGGTCTTGATCGGCGGCACCGAGGAGCAGCAGAAGCGCTTCCTGGGCCCGCTGACCGCGAAGGCGGGGCTGGCGGCCTTTGCGCTGAGCGAGCCCAACAACGGCTCGGACGCGGCGGCGATGGGCACCACTGCGGTGCTGGACGGCGACGAGTGGGTGATCAACGGCACCAAGATGTGGATTTCCAACGGCGGGCTGGCCGAATTCACCGTGGTGTTCGCCACCACCGACAAGCAGGGCGGGCACAAGGCCACGGTGGCGCTGGTGGTGCCCAAGGACGCGCCCGGCTTTTCCTGGAACAAAATTAAGCACAAGATGGGGCAGCGCGCCTCGCTGACCAGCGAACTGGTGTTCGAGAACGTGCGGGTGCCGCGCGAGAACCAGCTGGGCGGCCTGGGCGACGGCTTCAAGATTGCCATGAAGACGCTGGACAAGACCCGTATTCCGGTGGCGGCGGGCTCGGTGGGCATTGCCCGGCGGGCCATGGAAGAGAGCATCAAGTACGCCAAGGACCGCGAGGCCTTTGGCAAGCCGATTGCCACCTTCCAGGCCATTCAGTTCAAGCTGGCCGAAATGGCGATGGGCATTGAGACGGGCCGCCTGATGTACCAGAAGGCCGCGTGGCTGGTGGACCAGGGCCTGCCGCACGGCTTTGAAAGCGCCATTGCCAAGGCGTACTGCAGCGAGATGGCGTTCAACGCCGCCAACGAGGGCATTCAGGTTCACGGCGGCTACGGCTACGTGGGCGAGTACCCGGTGGAAAAGCTGCTGCGCGACGTGAAACTGAACCAGATTTACGAGGGCACCAACGAGATTCAGCGCGTGGTGATCAGCCGGCAACTGCTGAAGTAA